From one Lotus japonicus ecotype B-129 chromosome 3, LjGifu_v1.2 genomic stretch:
- the LOC130746784 gene encoding protein STABILIZED1: protein MVFIVPPHGRTLALNINPKTTTLHLLKLAIEQTHGIPVSQQRLLLSHSLRLLGVNDSLLISDLGVGPYSTLTLHVPLYGGMQPPVVPKPRFDFLNSKPPPNYVAGLGRGATGFTTRSDIGPARAAPDLPDRSAAAASGAGRGRGKGGEDEEDEEGEDKGYDENQKFDEFEGNDVGLFASAEYDEDDKEADAVWEEIDKRMDSRRKDRREARLKEEIEKYRASNPKITEQFADLKRKLYTLSSDDWQSLEKFESGGYSSRSKKKRFESFVPVPDTLLEKARKEQEHVSALDPKSRVASGTETPWAQTPVTDLTAVGEGRGTVLSLKLDRLSDSVSGMTNVDPKGYLTVLNSMKITSDAEISDFKKARLLLKSVTQTNPKHPPGWIAAARLEELAGKLQVARQLIEKGCEECPKNEDVWLEACRLANPEEAKAVIAQGVKSIPSSVKLWLQAAKLEHDDANRSRVLRKGLEHIPDSVRLWKAVVELANEHDASLLLHRAVECCPLHVELWLALARLETYDNAKKVLNRARERLPKEPAIWITAAKLEEANGNTSMVGKIIERGIRALQREGVVIDREAWMKEAEAAERAGSVATCQSIIQNTIGIGVEEEDRKRTWVADAEECKKRGSIETARAIYAHALTLSVFMQKKSIWLKAAQLEKSHGTRESLDALLRTAVKYIPQAEVLWLMGAKEKWLAGDVPAARAILQEAYAAIPNSEEIWLAAFKLEFENHEPERARMLLAKARERGGTERVWMKSAIVERELGNIEEERRLLDEGLKQFPSFFKLWLMLGQLEERLGENAKRLDQPEKRLDHLKEAKKVYESGLKNCPNCVPLWLSLATLEEETNGLSKARAVLTMARKRNPQNPELWLAAVRAELKHASKKEADNLISKALQECPNSGILWAAAIEMVPRPQRKTKSMDALKKCDHDPHVIAAVAKLFWHDRKVDKARTWLNRAVTLAPDIGDFWALYYKFELQHGAEENQKDVLKRCVAAEPKHGEKWQVISKAVENAHQPSESILKKVVVALGKEENAADNNSKH, encoded by the coding sequence ATGGTGTTCATCGTGCCCCCGCACGGCAGAACCCTAGCCCTCAACATAAACCCCaaaaccaccaccctccatctcCTCAAACTCGCCATCGAACAAACCCATGGCATACCCGTTTCGCAACAGCGCTTGCTCCTCTCACACAGTCTCCGATTGCTTGGAGTAAACGATTCCCTCCTCATCTCTGACCTCGGTGTGGGACCCTACTCAACGCTCACCCTCCATGTTCCTTTATACGGCGGTATGCAACCTCCGGTGGTTCCTAAGCCGCGGTTCGATTTCCTCAACTCGAAGCCGCCGCCGAATTACGTCGCTGGACTTGGTCGTGGCGCCACCGGTTTCACTACCCGGTCTGATATCGGACCTGCCCGTGCAGCTCCTGATCTTCCTGACAGATCTGCGGCCGCTGCCAGTGGCGCCGGAAGGGGGAGAGGGAAGGGTGGtgaggatgaggaggatgaGGAAGGGGAAGATAAAGGGTATGATGAGAATCAGAAGTTTGATGAGTTTGAAGGGAATGATGTTGGGTTGTTTGCTTCTGCGGAGTATGATGAGGATGATAAGGAGGCTGATGCGGTTTGGGAGGAGATTGATAAGAGAATGGATTCACGGAGGAAAGATAGAAGAGAGGCGAGGTTGAAGGAGGAGATTGAGAAGTATAGAGCTTCTAACCCCAAAATCACTGAACAATTTGCTGATTTGAAGCGGAAGCTGTATACCCTTTCTTCAGATGATTGGCAGAGTTTAGAGAAGTTTGAGAGTGGAGGGTATTCCTCAAGGAGTAAGAAGAAGAGGTTTGAGAGTTTTGTACCTGTGCCTGATACTCTTCTTGAGAAGGCAAGGAAGGAGCAAGAGCATGTGTCAGCTTTGGATCCCAAGAGCAGGGTTGCTAGTGGGACTGAGACTCCCTGGGCACAAACCCCAGTTACTGATTTGACTGCTGTGGGAGAGGGAAGAGGTACTGTGTTGTCCTTGAAGTTGGATAGGCTGTCTGATTCTGTTTCAGGGATGACTAATGTGGATCCGAAAGGTTATTTGACTGTTCTGAATAGTATGAAGATAACAAGTGATGCTGAGATTTCTGATTTCAAGAAGGCAAGGTTGTTGCTTAAGAGTGTTACTCAGACCAATCCTAAACATCCTCCTGGCTGGATTGCGGCTGCCAGGTTGGAGGAGCTGGCTGGCAAGCTTCAAGTGGCTAGGCAATTGATAGAGAAGGGATGTGAAGAGTGTCCCAAGAATGAAGATGTATGGTTGGAGGCTTGTAGGTTGGCGAATCCTGAGGAAGCCAAGGCTGTGATTGCTCAGGGTGTTAAGTCGATTCCAAGTTCTGTGAAGTTGTGGCTGCAGGCTGCAAAATTAGAACACGATGATGCGAACAGGAGTAGGGTGTTGAGGAAAGGCTTGGAGCACATCCCTGATTCAGTTAGGCTTTGGAAGGCGGTGGTGGAGCTCGCAAATGAACATGATGCGAGTCTTTTACTTCACAGAGCTGTAGAATGTTGTCCGTTGCATGTTGAATTGTGGCTCGCACTTGCAAGATTGGAAACATACGACAATGCTAAGAAGGTCCTAAATAGGGCAAGGGAGAGGCTGCCCAAGGAGCCGGCCATATGGATAACAGCTGCCAAATTAGAAGAGGCTAATGGGAATACTTCCATGGTTGGTAAGATAATCGAAAGGGGTATCAGGGCTTTGCAGAGGGAAGGTGTGGTGATTGATAGAGAAGCTTGGATGAAGGAAGCCGAGGCAGCGGAACGTGCTGGGTCTGTTGCAACTTGCCAATCAATAATCCAAAATACAATTGGAAttggggttgaagaagaagataggAAGAGGACATGGGTTGCCGATGCAGAGGAGTGCAAGAAAAGAGGTTCCATTGAGACTGCTAGAGCTATATATGCTCATGCCTTGACCTTGTCTGTTTTCATGCAGAAGAAGAGCATATGGCTCAAAGCAGCCCAACTTGAAAAGAGTCATGGTACCAGGGAATCCCTTGATGCTTTACTTCGTACAGCAGTTAAGTATATACCACAGGCGGAAGTTCTTTGGCTTATGGGTGCTAAAGAGAAGTGGTTGGCTGGAGATGTGCCTGCAGCCCGTGCTATTCTCCAAGAAGCTTATGCTGCCATTCCCAATTCTGAGGAAATATGGCTTGCTGCTTTCAAGCTGGAATTTGAAAATCATGAACCTGAGAGAGCTAGAATGTTGCTGGCTAAAGCCAGAGAGAGAGGAGGTACAGAAAGAGTGTGGATGAAATCagcaattgttgagagagagcTGGGAAACAttgaggaggagaggagattgTTAGATGAAGGATTGAAGCAATTCCCTTCATTCTTTAAATTGTGGTTGATGCTTGGCCAACTCGAGGAGCGACTTGGTGAGAATGCAAAGAGGCTTGATCAGCCTGAGAAGCGGCTTGATCACTTGAAGGAAGCCAAGAAGGTGTATGAATCTGGACTGAAAAACTGTCCTAATTGTGTACCGCTTTGGCTCTCTCTTGCTACTCTTGAAGAGGAGACGAATGGACTGAGTAAAGCTCGAGCAGTTCTCACCATGGCTCGaaagagaaatcctcaaaatcCTGAACTCTGGCTGGCAGCTGTTAGAGCAGAGTTGAAGCATGCAAGTAAGAAAGAAGCTGATAATTTGATATCAAAAGCATTGCAGGAATGTCCCAATAGTGGTATTTTGTGGGCAGCTGCTATTGAGATGGTTCCTCGTCCCCAGCGTAAAACCAAGAGTATGGATGCTCTTAAGAAATGTGACCATGATCCCCATGTTATTGCTGCTGTGGCCAAATTATTTTGGCATGATAGGAAAGTGGACAAAGCTCGGACTTGGCTGAATAGGGCTGTAACACTAGCTCCTGATATTGGGGATTTCTGGGCATTGTACTACAAATTTGAACTCCAACATGGAGCTGAGGAGAACCAGAAGGATGTATTGAAGAGATGTGTTGCTGCTGAACCAAAACATGGAGAGAAGTGGCAAGTAATCTCAAAGGCAGTTGAGAACGCTCACCAACCGTCAGAATCCATCTTGAAGAAAGTGGTGGTTGCACTTGGGAAGGAAGAGAATGCAGCTGATAATAATAGTAAACATTGA
- the LOC130746786 gene encoding clathrin light chain 1-like, which translates to MESYDSFEDQPPSHHESPPIGAPYDDDSGSYTNGFDSHHHHHQQQQQEYYDYGPEDDSLNLDHTNPNPLSPPVYGFGISTPNPDVITPFQSAQPDADDDDDDDDTFTGGSGGGPILPDPTLMQEEGSARREWRRKNAIHLEEKEKREKEMRNQIIKEAEDFKEAFYAKRKLNCETTKTNNREREKIYLANQEKFHKEADKHYWKAIAEIIPREVPNIEKRRGKKEAENKPSVHVIQGPKPGKPTDLSRMRQMILKLKQNPPTHMMPPPPKEDKDAKEKKDGNDVKDGKDAKEGKDDKGGKSSTPTATSGAVGDKPASPAKDAAAANGESKDPAPVEGEQGTTSKPEAAK; encoded by the exons atggAGTCGTACGACTCGTTCGAGGACCAACCACCATCGCACCACGAATCGCCACCCATCGGAGCACCCTACGACGATGACTCCGGCAGCTACACCAACGGTTTCGAttctcaccaccaccaccaccagcaacagcaacaggAGTATTACGATTACGGACCCGAAGATGATAGCCTCAACCTCGATCACACCAACCCCAACCCGCTTTCCCCTCCCGTTTACGGTTTCGGCATTTCCACTCCTAACCCTGATGTCATCACTCCCTTCCAATCCGCCCAACCCGACGCCGACGACGATGACGATGACGATGACACCTTCACCGGTGGCAGTGGTGGCGGTCCCATCCTCCCGGACCCCACTCTCATGCAGGAGGAAGGCTCTGCAAGACGCGAATGGCGACG TAAAAATGCCATTCATCTTGAGGAaaaggagaaaagagagaaagagatgcgGAATCAGATTATAAAGGAAGCTGAAGACTTTAAGGAAGCTTTCTATGCGAAAAGAAAGCTCAATTGTGAGACAACCAAAACCAACaacagagaaagagaaaag ATATACTTGGCTAACCAAGAGAAATTTCACAAAGAAGCTGACAAACATTACTGGAAAGCGATAGCAGAGATCATTCCTCGTGAGGTTCCTAATATCGAGAAGAGGAGAGGGAAGAAAGAAGCTGAGAATAAGCCTTCAGTTCATGTTATTCAAGGTCCAAAGCCTGGGAAACCTACTGATCTTTCCCGGATGCGCCAAATGATTTTGAAGCTTAAACAGAATCCTCCCACTCATATGATGCCTCCCCCACCGAAAGAAGACAAAGatgcaaaagaaaagaaagatgggaatGATGTCAAAGATGGCAAAGATGCAAAGGAGGGAAAGGATGATAAGGGAGGGAAAAGTTCAACACCAACTGCAACTTCAGGTGCTGTAGGAGACAAGCCTGCTTCCCCTGCAAAAGATGCCGCAGCTGCTAATGGTGAATCAAAGGATCCTGCTCCTGTTGAGGGTGAGCAAGGGACTACATCTAAGCCAGAAGCTGCTAAGTGA